One segment of Niveibacterium microcysteis DNA contains the following:
- a CDS encoding S8 family serine peptidase yields MTRNAFRMAAMAAAIAALGLGALSVPAVAGQNSDNTAARPTQDTSVALVVLNGDPLSTYVKTKPAKGKKIDFGNTNVKAYRAQLSALRNDYKAWLRANVPGAKVTGEFDIALNAVAVQLNGASLAQVSGTSMVKSAQYQALYYPSAADPDLALISAPAAWATAGGSATAGDGIRVAIVDSGIDTTHPCFADTGYPAQTQVGDRSFTNNKVIAAKVFSNRTPQRGYTAEAVGEHGTHVAGTVACNFATPAKVGNVTIPYGISGVAPRALLGNYNVFPGDLANARSEDILNALEAAYADGFDVANMSLGGGSHGAQDLLTVAVDNLDQANMVVAVANGNSGPGFSTVESPGMAARALSAGASTVPHFVGVPISAAGGSYGGATGDFGTVTAPLTAPLAVVTGSVNGLNTACSALPAGSLSGQIALITRGTCSFSTKIRNVQGAGAAAVVVSNNVAGTPIAMGTDGTAGQPTIPAYMVALEDGMSLKAAAGAATTISNTAAYFLTSSANADIMAGFSSQGPTDVDVRVKPDVVAPGVNVLSSIPHQFCSAPPCFAFFQGTSMATPHLAGSAAIVRQQHPDWSAANVRSAIVNTADWGVLKAASNGSTIVYDGNTAGAGRENLAAAVNAKVALDPVSVSFGAVPSGSGQTRSATVTLTNLSGAAQTYSLAVGPVSGSGVGFSVSTPSVTLAAGASTTVSVSANAAQGATAGGKQAVLWISSGGAPVAHAVLYTLVK; encoded by the coding sequence ATGACAAGAAACGCCTTCCGCATGGCGGCGATGGCTGCCGCAATCGCCGCCCTTGGCCTGGGTGCGCTGAGCGTACCAGCGGTGGCCGGGCAGAACAGCGACAACACCGCCGCGCGCCCCACGCAGGACACCAGCGTCGCGCTGGTGGTGCTCAACGGCGATCCGCTCTCGACCTACGTGAAGACCAAGCCCGCCAAGGGCAAGAAGATCGACTTCGGCAACACCAACGTGAAGGCGTACCGTGCCCAACTCTCCGCGCTGCGCAACGACTACAAGGCCTGGCTGCGCGCGAACGTGCCCGGCGCCAAGGTCACCGGCGAATTCGATATTGCCCTGAATGCGGTGGCGGTACAGCTCAATGGCGCCAGCCTGGCGCAGGTGTCCGGCACCAGCATGGTGAAGTCCGCGCAGTATCAGGCGCTCTACTACCCGAGCGCGGCAGACCCCGATCTCGCGCTGATCTCGGCGCCAGCCGCATGGGCCACGGCGGGCGGCAGCGCCACGGCAGGTGATGGCATCCGCGTCGCGATCGTCGACAGCGGCATCGACACCACCCACCCGTGTTTTGCCGATACCGGCTACCCGGCGCAAACCCAGGTCGGCGACCGCAGCTTCACCAACAACAAGGTGATCGCCGCCAAGGTCTTCAGCAACCGCACGCCGCAGCGCGGCTATACCGCCGAAGCGGTGGGCGAACATGGCACCCATGTGGCCGGCACGGTGGCGTGCAACTTCGCCACGCCGGCCAAGGTTGGCAACGTGACGATCCCGTACGGCATCTCGGGTGTCGCACCGCGCGCACTGCTGGGCAACTACAACGTGTTCCCGGGCGACCTCGCCAACGCGCGCTCGGAAGACATCCTCAACGCGCTCGAAGCGGCCTACGCCGACGGCTTTGACGTGGCGAACATGAGCCTGGGCGGCGGCTCGCATGGCGCGCAGGATCTGCTGACCGTGGCGGTGGACAACCTCGACCAGGCGAACATGGTGGTCGCGGTGGCCAACGGCAATTCGGGCCCCGGCTTCTCCACCGTCGAATCACCGGGCATGGCGGCCCGCGCGCTCTCCGCTGGCGCCAGCACGGTGCCGCACTTCGTTGGCGTACCGATCAGCGCCGCGGGCGGCAGCTACGGCGGCGCGACCGGCGACTTCGGCACCGTTACCGCGCCGCTGACGGCCCCGCTCGCCGTCGTCACCGGCAGCGTCAACGGCCTCAACACCGCGTGCTCGGCGCTGCCCGCCGGCAGCCTGAGTGGCCAGATCGCACTGATCACACGTGGCACCTGCAGCTTCTCGACCAAGATCCGCAATGTGCAGGGCGCGGGCGCTGCCGCCGTGGTGGTGTCGAACAACGTTGCCGGCACGCCGATCGCGATGGGCACCGACGGCACCGCGGGGCAGCCGACGATCCCCGCCTACATGGTCGCGCTGGAGGACGGCATGTCGCTGAAGGCCGCTGCCGGTGCCGCCACGACAATCAGCAACACCGCCGCCTACTTCCTCACCAGCAGCGCCAACGCGGACATCATGGCCGGCTTCAGCAGCCAGGGGCCAACCGATGTGGATGTCCGCGTCAAGCCGGATGTCGTCGCGCCCGGCGTCAACGTGCTCAGTTCGATCCCGCATCAGTTCTGCAGCGCCCCGCCCTGCTTCGCCTTCTTCCAGGGCACCTCGATGGCCACGCCGCACCTCGCCGGCTCGGCGGCGATCGTGCGCCAGCAGCATCCGGACTGGTCTGCCGCAAACGTGCGTTCGGCCATCGTGAACACCGCCGACTGGGGTGTGCTGAAGGCCGCAAGCAACGGCAGCACGATCGTCTACGACGGCAATACCGCCGGCGCCGGCCGCGAGAACCTCGCCGCGGCGGTCAACGCCAAGGTCGCACTTGATCCGGTCAGCGTCTCATTCGGTGCAGTGCCCTCGGGCAGCGGCCAGACGCGTTCCGCCACCGTCACCCTCACCAACCTCAGCGGCGCGGCGCAGACCTACTCGCTCGCCGTCGGCCCGGTCAGTGGCAGCGGCGTCGGTTTCAGCGTCTCGACACCAAGCGTGACCCTGGCCGCTGGCGCGAGCACCACTGTCAGCGTCAGCGCCAACGCCGCACAAGGCGCAACGGCTGGCGGCAAACAGGCGGTGCTGTGGATCAGCAGCGGCGGCGCGCCGGTTGCCCATGCAGTGCTCTACACCCTGGTGAAGTAA
- a CDS encoding GGDEF domain-containing protein, which translates to MSDLSDLSNDSAVYKTLLESTKAIPWKIDWATMQFAYIGPQIEPLLGWSRQSWVSANDWAERIHPEDREYVVNFCISQSKAGVDHEADYRALTKQNGYVWIRDVVHVVRNAQGEVESLIGFMFDISERKKTEEKLLALQKELEALSFKDGLTGIANRRRFDYTLELEWQSALSSGKPLSLIMLDVDLFKQFNDLYGHTAGDKCLIDVAQSLNLALVGQRDLVARYGGEEFVLLLPETDAAGAHIVAQRCQRLIDKLAIEHRQNPHGERITVSIGVGTVTPSADLTPTRFIEAVDKQLYAAKQGGRNRIEALLV; encoded by the coding sequence ATGTCTGACCTCAGCGACCTCAGCAATGACAGCGCGGTCTACAAGACCCTGCTGGAATCAACCAAGGCAATCCCTTGGAAGATCGACTGGGCGACGATGCAGTTCGCCTACATCGGCCCGCAGATCGAACCCCTGCTTGGCTGGAGCAGGCAGAGCTGGGTCTCGGCCAACGACTGGGCCGAGCGCATCCACCCGGAAGACCGCGAGTACGTCGTCAACTTCTGCATCTCGCAATCAAAGGCCGGCGTCGACCACGAAGCCGACTACCGCGCGCTGACCAAACAGAACGGCTATGTGTGGATTCGCGATGTGGTGCACGTGGTGCGCAACGCGCAGGGCGAGGTGGAATCGCTGATCGGCTTCATGTTCGACATCAGCGAACGCAAGAAGACCGAAGAAAAGCTGCTCGCGCTGCAGAAGGAACTCGAAGCCCTGTCATTCAAGGACGGCCTGACGGGCATCGCCAATCGCCGCCGCTTCGATTACACCCTCGAACTCGAGTGGCAAAGCGCGCTCAGCAGCGGCAAACCCCTGTCCTTGATCATGCTCGATGTCGACCTCTTCAAGCAGTTCAACGACCTCTACGGCCACACCGCTGGCGACAAGTGCCTGATCGACGTCGCGCAGTCGCTGAACCTTGCGCTGGTCGGCCAACGCGATCTGGTCGCCCGCTACGGTGGTGAGGAGTTCGTGCTCTTGCTGCCGGAAACCGATGCCGCCGGCGCCCACATCGTCGCCCAACGCTGCCAGCGCCTGATCGACAAGCTCGCCATCGAGCACAGGCAGAACCCGCACGGCGAGCGCATCACCGTGAGCATCGGTGTCGGCACCGTGACGCCGAGCGCCGACCTGACGCCGACGCGCTTCATCGAGGCGGTCGACAAACAGCTCTACGCAGCCAAGCAGGGCGGGCGCAACCGCATCGAGGCCCTGCTCGTCTGA
- a CDS encoding TIM-barrel domain-containing protein, whose translation MPAPFNYSIIGGRISVRAVAANIVCVSIAPDGHALAESLFVLPQADAREANVDAAGLRTAALRIARVGGGLQFADAGGAVFLTQAASSWSPADEALQVVQHFRADPAHALYGLGQYPGGAWDWRGREVLLAQSNQGVAVPCLVSTAGYGILWDSMALTRFASKGQGFRFETDCADGIRYYVVWGPDFDRIVAGFRQLTGAAPLFPRWAYGFWQSKERYVDRAELLDTACRFRELGFPIDALIQDWKYWGDKPWSCMEWDDKVFPDPEGMIRELHEPHHLRLMTTLWPVVGEGCALFEELKAAGELFEYPHWAQGHIYDAFSERGRAIYWKHVQRGLIDKGVDALWMDGTEPEFVSTHDPMDGVRACYAQRDTALGSWRRVLNGYSMFTARGVYEGQRTLNNGKRVFTLSRSGFAGQQRYAAASWSGDIAATWNVLREQVAAGLNFAAAGMPYWTTDIGGFFTTGLGARFPDGNRDPAYRELYVRWFQYGAFCPLFRSHGTNTAREPWHFGEPGSWAYDALLAAAQLRYRLLPYIYSLAWDVTSQGGTIMRPLAMDFRDDPVTYGIADQFMFGPAIMVCPVLAPMFHEPRREAEIVAADFLRTPAGEPGLIWRGYADEASDDAVFAKPVGELNGSWAGGPPPGLPFAGYRLRWDAELTVRDSGDYEFLLYGNDGRRMWFDDEPVIDAWQAQGMQTTTLRRTLAAGTKIRLRVEHLHRHGAAQMSLSWRRPGHAPKSELVPAERRVYLPAGCDWYDFHSGERHTGGQTLTVPTPISHIPLFVRAGSVLPLGPVVTQSDAQRGAPIELLVYPGADAAFALYEDDGDGYAYERGAYTTRAIRWSDATRTLSIHTPHQGLQGPSATIGVRLAGRLHTETLPLDANGAGAVTLR comes from the coding sequence ATGCCCGCGCCGTTCAACTACTCGATCATCGGTGGGCGCATCAGCGTTCGCGCGGTGGCCGCAAACATCGTGTGCGTCAGCATCGCACCCGATGGCCATGCGCTCGCAGAGTCGCTGTTCGTGCTGCCGCAAGCCGATGCCCGAGAGGCCAACGTTGACGCCGCAGGCCTGCGCACCGCCGCGCTACGCATCGCACGCGTCGGTGGTGGTCTACAGTTCGCCGACGCTGGCGGCGCCGTGTTTCTGACGCAGGCGGCAAGCAGTTGGTCGCCCGCCGACGAAGCCCTGCAGGTCGTGCAGCACTTTCGCGCAGACCCCGCACACGCGCTCTACGGCCTCGGTCAGTACCCCGGCGGCGCATGGGACTGGCGCGGGCGCGAGGTGCTGCTGGCGCAGTCAAACCAGGGCGTCGCCGTGCCCTGCCTGGTCTCCACCGCCGGCTACGGCATCCTGTGGGATTCAATGGCGCTGACGCGCTTCGCGAGCAAGGGCCAGGGCTTCCGTTTCGAAACCGACTGCGCCGACGGCATCCGCTACTACGTCGTGTGGGGGCCGGACTTCGACCGCATCGTCGCCGGCTTCCGCCAGCTCACCGGCGCCGCCCCCTTGTTCCCGCGCTGGGCCTACGGCTTCTGGCAATCGAAGGAACGCTATGTCGACCGCGCCGAGTTGCTCGACACCGCATGCCGCTTCCGCGAGTTGGGGTTCCCGATCGACGCGCTGATCCAGGACTGGAAGTACTGGGGCGACAAGCCCTGGAGCTGCATGGAATGGGACGACAAGGTCTTCCCCGACCCCGAGGGCATGATCCGCGAACTGCATGAGCCGCACCACCTGCGCCTGATGACGACGCTGTGGCCGGTGGTCGGCGAGGGCTGCGCGCTGTTCGAGGAACTCAAAGCTGCCGGCGAGCTGTTCGAGTATCCGCACTGGGCCCAGGGCCACATCTATGACGCCTTCAGCGAGCGGGGCCGCGCAATCTACTGGAAGCATGTCCAGCGCGGGCTCATCGACAAGGGGGTCGACGCCTTGTGGATGGACGGCACCGAGCCGGAATTCGTCTCCACCCACGACCCGATGGACGGCGTGCGCGCCTGCTACGCGCAGCGCGACACCGCGTTGGGCAGCTGGCGCCGGGTGCTCAACGGCTACTCGATGTTCACCGCACGCGGCGTCTATGAAGGCCAGCGCACACTGAACAACGGCAAACGGGTGTTCACGCTGTCGCGCTCCGGCTTTGCCGGGCAGCAGCGCTATGCGGCGGCGAGCTGGTCGGGCGACATCGCCGCGACCTGGAATGTGCTGCGCGAGCAGGTGGCGGCGGGGCTGAACTTCGCGGCAGCCGGCATGCCGTACTGGACCACCGACATCGGCGGCTTCTTCACGACTGGCCTGGGGGCGCGCTTCCCCGACGGCAATCGCGACCCGGCCTACCGCGAGCTCTATGTGCGCTGGTTCCAGTACGGCGCGTTCTGCCCGCTGTTCCGCTCGCACGGCACCAATACTGCACGCGAGCCCTGGCACTTCGGCGAGCCCGGCAGCTGGGCCTACGACGCGCTACTCGCCGCCGCACAGCTGCGCTACCGGCTGCTGCCGTATATCTATTCGCTGGCGTGGGACGTCACCTCGCAAGGGGGCACGATCATGCGCCCGCTGGCGATGGACTTCCGCGACGATCCGGTCACCTACGGCATCGCCGACCAGTTCATGTTCGGCCCGGCGATCATGGTCTGCCCGGTGCTCGCGCCGATGTTCCATGAGCCGCGCCGCGAAGCGGAGATCGTCGCGGCCGACTTCCTGCGCACGCCCGCGGGCGAACCGGGCCTGATCTGGCGCGGCTATGCCGATGAAGCATCCGACGATGCCGTGTTCGCCAAGCCGGTCGGGGAACTCAACGGCAGCTGGGCCGGCGGCCCGCCGCCGGGCTTGCCCTTCGCCGGCTACCGCCTGCGTTGGGATGCCGAACTGACCGTGCGCGACAGCGGCGACTACGAATTCCTGCTCTACGGCAACGACGGCCGCCGCATGTGGTTCGACGACGAACCAGTGATCGACGCATGGCAGGCGCAGGGCATGCAGACCACCACGCTGCGCCGCACGCTCGCTGCCGGCACGAAAATCCGCCTGCGCGTCGAGCACCTGCACCGCCACGGCGCCGCGCAGATGAGTCTGTCGTGGCGCCGCCCCGGCCATGCGCCCAAATCCGAGCTGGTGCCGGCCGAGCGCCGCGTCTACCTGCCTGCCGGCTGCGACTGGTACGACTTCCACAGCGGCGAGCGCCACACCGGTGGCCAGACGCTGACGGTGCCGACGCCGATCTCGCACATCCCGCTGTTCGTGCGCGCCGGCAGCGTCCTGCCTTTGGGGCCGGTCGTCACGCAGAGCGACGCGCAACGCGGCGCGCCAATCGAGTTGCTGGTCTATCCCGGCGCCGACGCCGCGTTCGCGCTGTACGAAGACGATGGCGACGGCTACGCGTACGAGCGCGGCGCCTACACCACTCGCGCCATCCGTTGGTCTGACGCCACCCGCACGCTATCGATCCACACGCCGCACCAGGGCCTGCAAGGCCCCTCGGCGACGATCGGGGTGCGGCTCGCGGGCCGGCTGCACACCGAAACGCTGCCGCTCGATGCCAACGGTGCGGGAGCCGTGACGCTGCGGTAA
- a CDS encoding alpha/beta hydrolase produces MPYLACLATPTTKAESPAYERGGRIGRRGDTLDFRWRGAASAVRVEGAYGNYGFALNRIGANEWAASVRVPNLAALVERFAFVATNADGKVVRETMHFNGPAASPPTPERGAIEAFTLESRHLSQSRQVNVWLPPGHSASQRYPVVYIADGAAEFGNELLAAMQAGRLPAMVVVGIEADQAARFAEYVDFPKREGIPSDPARFAAHERFFVDEVLPWAESKFGAANEPGSRSVAGFSNGADWAAAMALRHPGLFGRAIVMSPIMVVEYAIPDAPSTRFELSGGALEPPFALATACFAQRLHAKGGTVKLRWWPHTHAPVQWRAAFLAALLDEPSATLPDAHACDRFPADPL; encoded by the coding sequence ATGCCTTACCTCGCCTGTCTGGCCACCCCCACAACCAAGGCCGAGTCGCCGGCTTACGAGCGTGGCGGGCGAATTGGCCGCCGTGGCGACACGCTCGACTTCCGCTGGCGCGGCGCCGCCAGCGCGGTGCGTGTTGAGGGCGCGTATGGCAACTACGGCTTCGCGTTGAACCGAATCGGGGCGAACGAGTGGGCTGCGAGCGTGCGCGTCCCGAATCTCGCCGCACTCGTTGAACGCTTCGCCTTCGTCGCCACCAACGCAGACGGCAAAGTCGTCCGCGAAACGATGCACTTCAACGGCCCGGCGGCCAGTCCGCCGACGCCCGAACGAGGGGCGATTGAGGCGTTTACGCTTGAGAGCCGGCACCTTTCGCAAAGCCGCCAGGTGAACGTCTGGCTACCGCCGGGACACTCGGCAAGCCAGCGTTACCCGGTGGTCTACATCGCCGACGGCGCCGCGGAATTCGGCAACGAATTGCTCGCCGCGATGCAGGCGGGCCGCTTGCCTGCCATGGTGGTCGTCGGGATCGAGGCCGATCAGGCGGCGCGCTTTGCCGAGTACGTGGACTTTCCGAAGCGCGAGGGCATTCCGAGCGACCCGGCACGCTTTGCGGCGCATGAACGCTTCTTCGTGGATGAAGTTCTGCCATGGGCCGAATCGAAGTTCGGCGCTGCCAACGAGCCCGGCTCGCGCAGCGTCGCCGGCTTTTCGAATGGCGCCGACTGGGCCGCAGCGATGGCCTTGCGGCACCCCGGTCTGTTCGGGCGCGCCATCGTCATGTCGCCGATCATGGTGGTGGAGTATGCGATTCCGGATGCGCCAAGCACTCGTTTCGAGCTCAGCGGCGGCGCGCTCGAGCCACCGTTCGCACTCGCCACGGCGTGTTTCGCGCAGCGCCTGCACGCCAAAGGCGGCACTGTGAAGCTGCGCTGGTGGCCCCACACCCACGCACCCGTGCAATGGCGCGCGGCCTTTCTGGCTGCCCTGCTCGACGAGCCCTCCGCGACGCTGCCCGATGCACATGCCTGCGACCGTTTCCCGGCCGACCCGTTGTAA
- a CDS encoding TonB C-terminal domain-containing protein, with the protein MNAERRRLSLSLLISLLAHALLLSLSFGGQGFGLPGLVFAWQKRWAIAPELRVVLRPAPIENGQTALPPITAPQWPDSLERTGNADQPAPEGALAALNLARQAVIPRAPASATPDSGSQPTADTPPPADAAAPASTVALIAVERSDDPAFFVPPPPAVSSPGGVLGAQSLNTVANPSPRQRGSDAATPEADAAPTEPPAQPPEADTAAREAQRLADEQQAMRAEAARLDAERREAERLAAAKLEAQRLEDARQAAARAEAERLAAASLEAARKEAEQREAARVAAAKLEAQRQEEARLAEAQRAEATRREAERLATAKLEALRQQEAREAAVRTEADRLEAEGREATRLAAAKVEAQRLEQAREAAAKAAAQKEAERREAERIAAAKLETQRQEEARLAAARAEADRLEAERREAARLAATKAEAQRQEEARQAAARAEAQRQEAARLAAAKLEAQRLEEARQAAARAEAERLEAERREAARVAAAKAEALRVEEARQAAARTEAARLEAERREAARVAAAQAEAKRIEDARQAAARAEADRLEGERREAARVAAAKAEDDRQEAARRDAARVAAAKAEQEENERREARRRAMGRQLDEEAARRDAANPARAPNNLPLSLSTARRVRLWGRADPNAELVQYAEAWARRIQLNTPVEAVRDIAKRPHTQPMVTVAIRSDGSIEAITFALSSGVAEVDEAIRRIVQSHAPYPAFSPILARQYDVVEIRRTWQFDTAVRLY; encoded by the coding sequence ATGAACGCTGAACGCCGGCGGCTAAGCCTATCGCTGTTGATCTCGCTGCTCGCGCATGCGCTGCTGCTGAGCCTGAGTTTCGGCGGCCAGGGTTTCGGCCTGCCGGGCCTGGTCTTCGCGTGGCAGAAGCGCTGGGCCATTGCGCCCGAACTGCGCGTGGTGCTACGGCCAGCCCCGATCGAGAACGGGCAGACCGCGCTACCGCCAATCACCGCGCCGCAATGGCCCGACTCGCTCGAGCGGACAGGCAACGCCGACCAGCCTGCGCCCGAGGGTGCGCTCGCCGCCCTGAACCTCGCGCGGCAGGCCGTCATCCCGCGTGCACCGGCCAGCGCCACACCGGACTCCGGCAGCCAGCCAACGGCCGACACGCCGCCACCCGCCGATGCGGCGGCGCCAGCATCCACCGTTGCGCTGATCGCGGTGGAGCGCTCGGATGACCCGGCCTTCTTCGTCCCGCCACCGCCGGCCGTGTCGAGCCCCGGCGGGGTGCTCGGGGCGCAGTCGCTCAACACCGTCGCCAACCCATCGCCACGCCAGCGCGGCAGCGATGCCGCAACGCCGGAAGCCGACGCGGCGCCAACGGAACCCCCCGCCCAGCCGCCGGAGGCCGACACCGCAGCGCGTGAAGCGCAGCGCCTTGCCGACGAGCAGCAAGCGATGCGCGCCGAGGCCGCAAGGCTGGACGCCGAACGTCGTGAGGCAGAACGGCTCGCCGCCGCGAAGCTGGAAGCCCAGCGCCTGGAGGACGCGCGGCAAGCCGCGGCGCGTGCAGAAGCCGAACGCCTGGCGGCCGCCAGCCTTGAGGCTGCGCGGAAAGAGGCCGAGCAGCGCGAGGCCGCACGCGTGGCCGCCGCAAAACTGGAAGCGCAGCGCCAGGAGGAAGCCCGCCTGGCCGAAGCCCAACGCGCCGAAGCCACGCGACGCGAAGCGGAAAGGCTGGCCACCGCAAAGCTCGAGGCACTGCGGCAACAGGAAGCGCGCGAGGCCGCAGTGCGCACCGAAGCCGATCGCCTGGAAGCCGAGGGCCGCGAAGCCACCCGCCTGGCCGCCGCCAAGGTTGAAGCGCAACGCCTGGAACAAGCCCGCGAGGCGGCAGCCAAGGCGGCGGCGCAGAAGGAAGCAGAACGCCGGGAAGCCGAGCGGATCGCGGCGGCGAAGCTGGAAACCCAGCGGCAAGAGGAAGCCCGCCTGGCGGCCGCACGCGCGGAAGCCGATCGACTGGAGGCGGAACGTCGCGAAGCGGCGCGACTGGCCGCCACCAAGGCAGAGGCCCAACGTCAGGAAGAGGCACGGCAAGCCGCCGCCCGCGCCGAAGCGCAGCGCCAGGAAGCCGCCCGACTCGCCGCCGCGAAGCTCGAGGCCCAGCGCCTTGAAGAAGCGCGCCAGGCTGCCGCGCGCGCCGAGGCCGAACGGCTGGAAGCGGAACGTCGGGAAGCCGCTCGCGTTGCCGCGGCCAAAGCCGAAGCCCTGCGGGTTGAGGAAGCCCGCCAGGCAGCAGCTCGCACCGAGGCGGCGCGGCTTGAAGCAGAGCGTCGCGAAGCCGCCCGCGTTGCGGCCGCTCAGGCTGAAGCCAAGCGCATCGAAGACGCCCGCCAGGCCGCTGCGCGCGCCGAAGCCGATCGGCTGGAGGGTGAGCGTCGTGAGGCGGCGCGCGTCGCTGCCGCGAAGGCGGAGGACGACCGCCAGGAAGCCGCGCGACGCGACGCAGCCCGTGTTGCCGCCGCCAAGGCGGAGCAGGAAGAGAACGAGCGGCGCGAAGCACGGCGCCGCGCCATGGGGCGCCAGCTCGATGAAGAGGCTGCGCGACGCGACGCCGCCAACCCGGCTCGCGCGCCCAACAACCTGCCACTTTCGCTGAGCACTGCGCGGCGGGTAAGGCTCTGGGGGCGTGCCGACCCCAACGCCGAGCTGGTGCAGTACGCCGAGGCCTGGGCACGCCGCATCCAGCTCAACACGCCGGTCGAAGCCGTGCGCGACATCGCAAAACGGCCGCACACGCAACCGATGGTCACGGTCGCGATCCGCAGCGATGGCAGCATCGAGGCGATCACCTTCGCGCTCTCCAGCGGCGTCGCGGAAGTGGACGAAGCGATCCGCCGTATCGTGCAGAGCCACGCGCCCTACCCCGCCTTCTCGCCGATCCTGGCGCGGCAGTACGACGTGGTCGAGATCCGGCGCACCTGGCAGTTCGATACGGCTGTGCGCTTGTATTGA
- a CDS encoding extracellular catalytic domain type 1 short-chain-length polyhydroxyalkanoate depolymerase, with amino-acid sequence MPRPLIHHARRLAIGLIAVAGLVCADAHADGPLRELLKQRRNQSAPAGANAEFSVDVGGATRRYLVHIPASYDATRPAPLVLALHGGGGDMQHMAKDEHYGIVSKSDRAGFIVAFPNGTGAMGDKFATWNAGACCGKARDTRVDDVAFLRAVVADLQGRYAIDAGRIFAMGMSNGGMMSHRLACDAADLFAGIASVAGTDNTLVCAPARPIPVLHIHARNDDHVLFDGGAGPGAFRDESKVTQFVSVPQTISNWVTRNACSSAAREVLAVPGARCEAHEGCRGGATVELCVTEDGKHSWPGGGVTTLSRQQPSQAINANDVIWDFFQSVTTRR; translated from the coding sequence ATGCCGCGACCGCTGATCCACCATGCCCGTCGCCTTGCAATCGGCTTGATCGCCGTCGCCGGACTCGTCTGCGCCGACGCCCACGCTGACGGCCCCTTGCGCGAGCTTCTGAAGCAACGCCGAAACCAGTCAGCCCCCGCCGGAGCGAACGCGGAGTTCAGCGTCGACGTCGGCGGCGCGACGCGGCGATATCTGGTGCACATCCCGGCCAGCTATGACGCGACGCGGCCCGCCCCCTTGGTCCTCGCACTCCATGGCGGCGGCGGGGACATGCAGCACATGGCGAAGGATGAGCACTACGGCATCGTCAGCAAGAGCGATCGTGCCGGCTTCATCGTGGCCTTCCCAAATGGCACCGGCGCGATGGGCGACAAGTTCGCCACCTGGAATGCCGGCGCGTGCTGCGGCAAGGCGCGCGACACGCGGGTCGACGACGTCGCCTTCCTGCGCGCAGTGGTGGCCGACCTGCAAGGGCGCTACGCGATCGACGCGGGGCGCATCTTCGCGATGGGCATGTCCAACGGCGGCATGATGAGCCATCGCCTGGCCTGCGATGCGGCGGATCTGTTTGCCGGCATCGCCTCGGTTGCGGGCACCGACAACACGCTCGTCTGCGCGCCCGCGAGGCCGATTCCGGTGCTGCATATCCACGCACGCAACGACGACCATGTGCTGTTCGACGGCGGCGCCGGGCCGGGTGCGTTCCGCGACGAAAGCAAGGTCACGCAGTTTGTCTCCGTGCCGCAGACGATCTCGAACTGGGTCACCCGCAATGCTTGCAGCAGCGCCGCGCGGGAAGTGCTGGCAGTGCCCGGTGCGCGCTGCGAAGCGCACGAGGGCTGCCGCGGTGGCGCCACGGTCGAGCTGTGCGTGACCGAAGACGGGAAGCACAGCTGGCCCGGCGGCGGGGTCACCACGCTGTCGCGTCAGCAGCCGAGCCAGGCGATCAACGCCAACGACGTGATCTGGGACTTCTTCCAGTCAGTGACGACCCGGCGCTAG